In Pseudomonas fluorescens, a genomic segment contains:
- a CDS encoding transcriptional regulator: MKSRPHDEAMADLFRLDPVYAAELLSEVRRNGDPAELTIFLRQMAVAFGQGVEWKLVDAEAKFSPK; encoded by the coding sequence TTGAAAAGCCGACCACACGACGAAGCCATGGCTGATCTATTTCGCTTAGATCCGGTCTATGCGGCCGAACTGCTGAGTGAAGTGCGCCGGAACGGCGACCCGGCTGAGCTGACTATTTTTTTGCGACAGATGGCTGTCGCGTTCGGACAAGGCGTGGAGTGGAAGCTTGTCGACGCAGAGGCTAAATTTTCGCCAAAATAG
- a CDS encoding sterol desaturase family protein produces MTMYEIWDSIVAFYEPTLEIISLWAWGLPLFVSVLAVMFIISQKWQSPLTLRSLTNAAFPKEQYDNPSSRVDMWNGIILLMLGFPLVGVFAVNGIAIADNVGAYFTAEFGVRAPLMTSTWLIVSVQFLTYFLSVDFVGYWIHRWCHTNALMWHLHKPHHTAETLTPWTLFRQHPIEFFGLNIIPAVVGGAFTGVVLYATGSQIHPGMVVAVTTTAYICFFVIDVFSHVHLPISYGWMNRIVLAPVMHNLHHSMEPHHWDKNNAVVLTLWDWMFGTLYLPKKGESWRWGCNDEEYGANNPHNTLRGFYIDPFKTLWRHLKDGQSPNP; encoded by the coding sequence ATGACGATGTATGAGATCTGGGACTCAATTGTCGCGTTCTATGAACCGACACTGGAAATAATAAGTCTGTGGGCCTGGGGCCTTCCTCTGTTTGTCTCAGTCCTCGCGGTGATGTTCATCATCTCGCAAAAGTGGCAGAGCCCCCTGACCCTCCGTTCTCTAACCAATGCAGCCTTTCCCAAAGAGCAATATGACAACCCCTCATCTCGCGTGGATATGTGGAACGGTATCATCCTGCTGATGCTCGGTTTTCCCCTGGTTGGCGTCTTCGCCGTCAATGGCATCGCCATTGCTGACAATGTAGGCGCTTATTTCACCGCTGAATTCGGCGTCCGGGCCCCCTTGATGACGTCAACCTGGCTGATCGTCTCCGTTCAGTTCCTGACTTATTTCCTCAGTGTCGACTTCGTGGGGTATTGGATACATCGTTGGTGCCATACCAATGCACTGATGTGGCATCTGCACAAGCCTCACCATACCGCTGAGACACTGACGCCCTGGACGCTATTCCGCCAGCACCCCATCGAGTTCTTTGGCCTCAATATTATCCCGGCGGTGGTCGGCGGGGCCTTTACGGGGGTGGTGCTTTATGCAACGGGGAGTCAAATCCACCCAGGCATGGTGGTTGCCGTCACCACAACGGCCTACATCTGCTTCTTCGTTATCGATGTGTTTTCTCACGTCCATTTGCCGATCTCCTACGGGTGGATGAACCGGATCGTTTTGGCCCCTGTCATGCACAACCTTCACCACAGTATGGAGCCCCATCACTGGGACAAGAACAACGCAGTCGTACTGACGCTCTGGGACTGGATGTTCGGAACACTCTACTTGCCCAAGAAGGGCGAGAGCTGGCGTTGGGGATGCAACGACGAAGAATATGGTGCCAACAATCCGCACAACACCCTGAGGGGGTTCTATATCGATCCTTTCAAAACCCTCTGGCGTCACTTGAAGGACGGGCAGAGCCCGAATCCGTGA